One window from the genome of Toxotes jaculatrix isolate fToxJac2 chromosome 17, fToxJac2.pri, whole genome shotgun sequence encodes:
- the tmem229b gene encoding transmembrane protein 229b, translating to MVTLETPEAPVPLTALSRWYLYAIHGYFCEVMFTAAWEFVVNCNWKFPGVTSVWALFIYGTCILIVERMYLKLRGCCPVLLRCIIYTLWTYLWEFGTGLLLRQFNACPWDYSEFRYNFMGLITAEYAVPWFCASFIVERLVIRKTLRLRFHEGPEDGWSNHRSDDGGGGGAGGTLGGGRRRERSRGMGNSANGYLKGE from the coding sequence ATGGTGACCTTGGAAACCCCAGAGGCTCCTGTGCCTCTGACGGCGCTGTCACGCTGGTACCTCTACGCCATCCATGGCTACTTCTGTGAGGTCATGTTCACCGCCGCCTGGGAGTTTGTGGTGAACTGCAACTGGAAATTCCCCGGCGTGACCAGCGTCTGGGCTCTGTTCATCTATGGCACCTGCATCCTCATTGTGGAGCGGATGTACCTGAAGCTGCGCGGCTGCTGCCCCGTGCTGCTGCGCTGCATCATCTACACTTTATGGACATACCTGTGGGAGTTCGGCACGGGGTTACTGCTGCGCCAGTTCAACGCCTGCCCCTGGGACTACTCCGAGTTTCGCTACAACTTTATGGGATTGATCACGGCAGAGTATGCTGTGCCTTGGTTCTGCGCCTCCTTCATCGTGGAGCGCTTGGTCATCCGCAAAACGCTGCGGCTGCGCTTCCACGAGGGGCCCGAGGACGGCTGGTCAAACCATCGGTCGGATGATGGGGgcggaggaggagcaggaggaactttggggggtgggaggaggagggagaggagcagagggatgGGAAATAGTGCTAACGGCTACCTTAAAGGGGAATGA